In the Orenia marismortui DSM 5156 genome, one interval contains:
- a CDS encoding endonuclease/exonuclease/phosphatase family protein has product MIRRLKKRKLIILATLVISLLTVLGCSNNDDNLIKENTYSVSGTIKDLNGNGIQGVSISYGNASISVESDATGNWELDNLNGEQKLVTAAEDYTILPSSHKVAGEESNINFIALTPIADLRNEEGKMEDIGGIVSAVLGNNIYIQDNTAGILVYGIEYPELTRGSEIIVTGEISQYYGMAEIKPDSIDDITLVKAEGRLIVPEVITANDLSVENGEAYEGKLVTIKNITIEDNNSTKNLDATDSTGTAVVRLEDDKLSIDKGKSYTSITGVVKYHYGEYKIIPRSQADIVADGDNSQGNIPEGAVALEIYQIQGASHDSPQLNNPVKEVDGIVTAKDKTGFYMQEIDTDDNDATSEAIYILSDKAVTVGDKVIVAGNVEEYAIPHTEDEWWIDIPRQLTITAIEATQVQIKSTGNDLPSPIILGVDRTIPEHEIDNDNLTSFDITEDAIDFYESLEGMRVQIDNALVVGPTEYGQIAVLSCGGSNNSGARTEYGGVLIAEDDFNPERIIVETDTLEQMDLDGDGYADSFDVGDKFNQPFVGIIGYDEGKYMLYNTKEFSSESAFTRANNNKDITTINYAEDKLTIASFNVKNLSAAEASRMSEIASAIVNNLKNPDIVGLVEIQDNNGEDNNGVVAADKTYNKLISAISNAGGVSYGYVNIDPIDGQDGGAPGGNIRVGFIYRKDRINFTAKGNATATDAVSIQGSGESITLSLNPGRIYPSNGAFDNSRKPLVAEFEFNGEKIFVVANHFNSKGGDAPLFGKQQPPVFSSETQRKAQAEVVNGFVQEVLSANPNANLVVLGDMNDFEFSDAVNILEGSELTNLVKNLEDDDRFTYIYEGNSQILDHILVSNNLAATTEIDAVHINSIYAEYGPIGIVSDHDPIMVQISNFGN; this is encoded by the coding sequence ATGATAAGACGACTGAAAAAAAGAAAGTTGATAATCTTAGCAACTTTAGTTATAAGTTTACTCACTGTGTTGGGGTGTAGTAATAATGATGATAATCTTATTAAAGAGAATACTTATTCGGTTTCAGGAACTATTAAGGATCTTAATGGTAATGGAATCCAAGGTGTCTCAATATCTTATGGTAATGCTAGTATTAGTGTTGAGAGTGATGCTACAGGTAACTGGGAGTTAGATAATTTAAATGGAGAACAGAAGTTAGTTACTGCTGCTGAAGATTATACAATTCTGCCTAGTTCTCACAAAGTGGCTGGAGAAGAAAGTAATATTAATTTTATTGCTCTCACGCCAATTGCAGATCTAAGAAATGAAGAGGGGAAAATGGAAGATATAGGTGGAATAGTAAGTGCAGTATTAGGTAACAACATCTATATTCAAGATAATACAGCCGGAATTTTAGTTTATGGGATTGAGTATCCTGAATTAACTAGGGGTAGTGAGATTATAGTAACAGGAGAAATAAGCCAATATTATGGTATGGCAGAAATTAAACCTGATTCTATTGATGATATTACTCTTGTTAAAGCTGAAGGAAGATTAATAGTACCTGAAGTTATTACAGCAAATGATCTGTCAGTGGAGAATGGTGAAGCCTATGAAGGTAAACTGGTTACTATAAAAAATATAACCATAGAAGATAATAATAGTACTAAAAATTTAGATGCAACTGATAGTACAGGAACCGCTGTAGTTAGATTAGAAGATGATAAATTAAGTATAGATAAAGGAAAAAGCTATACTTCTATTACTGGTGTAGTTAAATATCATTATGGAGAGTATAAGATTATACCAAGAAGTCAGGCTGATATAGTAGCAGATGGAGATAATAGTCAAGGAAATATTCCAGAAGGTGCTGTAGCTTTAGAAATTTATCAAATTCAAGGTGCTAGTCATGATTCACCTCAGCTAAACAATCCTGTAAAAGAGGTTGATGGAATAGTAACTGCAAAAGATAAGACTGGATTTTATATGCAAGAGATAGATACTGATGATAATGATGCTACCTCAGAAGCTATCTACATTTTAAGTGATAAAGCAGTAACTGTAGGGGATAAAGTAATTGTAGCCGGCAATGTAGAGGAATATGCAATTCCTCATACAGAAGATGAGTGGTGGATTGATATTCCTAGACAATTGACTATAACTGCTATTGAGGCAACTCAAGTTCAAATTAAATCTACTGGAAATGATTTACCGTCCCCTATTATCCTTGGTGTTGATAGAACTATTCCAGAACATGAAATTGATAATGATAATTTAACAAGCTTTGATATTACAGAGGATGCTATCGATTTTTATGAGTCTTTAGAAGGAATGAGGGTGCAGATTGATAATGCTTTGGTTGTTGGACCTACTGAGTATGGTCAGATAGCAGTACTTTCTTGTGGAGGAAGTAATAATAGTGGGGCTAGAACAGAATATGGTGGAGTTTTAATTGCAGAAGATGATTTTAATCCAGAGAGAATTATTGTTGAAACAGATACTTTAGAACAGATGGATCTTGATGGTGATGGATATGCTGATTCTTTTGATGTAGGAGATAAATTTAATCAACCTTTTGTAGGAATTATAGGCTATGATGAAGGAAAGTATATGCTTTATAATACTAAGGAGTTTAGTTCAGAGTCAGCTTTTACTAGAGCTAATAATAATAAAGATATTACAACTATAAATTATGCAGAGGATAAGTTAACTATTGCTAGTTTTAATGTTAAAAATTTAAGTGCTGCTGAAGCATCTAGAATGTCAGAGATAGCTAGTGCTATTGTAAATAATTTAAAAAATCCTGATATTGTCGGATTGGTAGAGATTCAAGATAATAATGGTGAGGATAACAATGGTGTAGTTGCTGCTGATAAGACTTATAACAAATTGATTTCAGCTATTTCTAATGCTGGTGGAGTAAGTTATGGTTATGTCAATATTGATCCAATTGATGGTCAAGATGGTGGAGCTCCAGGAGGAAATATTAGAGTAGGATTTATCTATAGAAAGGATAGGATCAATTTTACTGCAAAGGGTAATGCAACTGCTACAGATGCTGTTAGTATTCAAGGAAGTGGAGAGAGTATTACTTTATCCCTTAATCCAGGCAGAATTTATCCAAGTAATGGTGCTTTTGATAATAGTAGAAAACCCTTAGTTGCTGAGTTTGAATTTAATGGTGAAAAGATATTTGTTGTAGCTAATCATTTCAATTCAAAGGGTGGAGATGCCCCATTATTTGGGAAGCAACAACCGCCAGTGTTTTCTAGTGAAACCCAAAGAAAAGCACAAGCAGAAGTAGTTAATGGATTTGTTCAAGAGGTTTTATCTGCTAACCCAAATGCAAATCTAGTAGTATTAGGAGATATGAATGATTTTGAATTCTCTGATGCTGTGAATATTCTTGAAGGATCTGAGTTAACTAATCTGGTGAAAAATTTAGAGGATGATGATAGATTTACTTATATCTATGAAGGTAATTCTCAGATATTAGATCATATCTTAGTAAGTAATAATTTAGCAGCAACTACGGAGATAGATGCAGTTCATATTAATTCGATTTATGCTGAGTATGGACCTATAGGAATAGTAAGTGATCATGATCCAATAATGGTTCAGATATCTAATTTTGGAAATTAG
- a CDS encoding 5'-nucleotidase C-terminal domain-containing protein — translation MLIRRKANKLLILSIVTLGLFVLLGCSDDSGNGTNLSGKIVDFNGVGIEGVTLTFDNGDGTAITDKDGNWSKGGLEEGDVVIPVKEGYSFDPESHAIKAGQGNGINFMATREVQRKEGEFYLTHTNDIHGRVEEGSYAGMGLAKLKTKIDQLKEEREVLVLDAGDTIHGQTIVQLSEGESMIEIMNAMGYQAMAAGNHDFNYGQERLLELDELADFPILAANIYKDNEERLLKAYRIKEVAGNKVGIFGLSTPETTYKTHPDNVKGLEFRNPIEEAKIMVNQLQTDGCSIIIALTHLGVDESSEYTSEMVAEQTQGIDLIVDGHSHTELTEGKLVNETLIVQAKEYDKNLGIVDIRIDQDGKLDIRASLFTKEDAANLEGDTTILDIIDQINAENDEILSEIVGSTEVVLEGARDHVRTSETNLGNLITDAMLKETGADIAITNGGGIRDSIDTGKITLGEVITVLPFGNYVVVKELSGADIKAALEHGLSSYPDTLGAFPHIAGMKVKFNPSQKAGDRVVEVTINGRTLDETKTYQVATNDFMAAGGDDYKMFADDSVVGEYDGLDQVLKHYIQSLENHTVTADIAKVEGRITVVQ, via the coding sequence ATGTTAATAAGAAGAAAAGCGAATAAGTTATTGATTTTGTCTATTGTAACTCTAGGATTATTTGTATTGCTAGGATGTAGTGATGACAGTGGTAATGGAACTAATCTTTCAGGTAAGATTGTAGATTTTAATGGAGTAGGTATTGAAGGTGTAACATTAACTTTTGATAATGGAGATGGTACTGCTATAACAGATAAAGATGGAAATTGGAGTAAAGGAGGTTTGGAAGAAGGCGATGTAGTAATTCCAGTTAAAGAGGGATATTCCTTTGATCCAGAAAGCCATGCAATAAAAGCTGGTCAAGGTAATGGAATTAATTTTATGGCGACTAGAGAAGTACAAAGAAAAGAAGGTGAATTTTATTTAACCCATACAAATGATATTCATGGTAGGGTAGAAGAAGGTAGTTATGCTGGAATGGGGTTAGCAAAGCTTAAGACTAAAATTGATCAGTTAAAAGAAGAAAGAGAAGTTTTAGTATTGGATGCCGGTGATACTATTCATGGACAGACTATAGTTCAATTATCAGAAGGAGAGAGTATGATTGAGATTATGAATGCTATGGGATATCAAGCTATGGCAGCTGGAAATCATGATTTTAACTATGGACAAGAGAGATTACTTGAATTAGATGAGTTAGCAGACTTTCCAATCTTAGCAGCAAATATCTACAAAGATAATGAAGAAAGGTTATTAAAAGCATATAGAATTAAAGAGGTAGCTGGAAATAAGGTAGGTATTTTTGGCCTTTCAACTCCAGAAACAACTTATAAAACTCATCCTGATAATGTAAAGGGATTAGAGTTTAGAAATCCTATAGAAGAAGCAAAGATAATGGTAAATCAATTACAGACTGACGGATGTAGTATTATTATAGCATTAACTCACTTAGGAGTAGATGAGTCTAGTGAATATACTAGTGAAATGGTAGCAGAGCAAACTCAAGGTATAGATTTAATTGTTGATGGTCATAGTCATACAGAATTAACAGAAGGTAAATTAGTAAATGAAACTTTGATAGTTCAAGCTAAAGAGTATGATAAGAATCTTGGGATAGTTGATATTAGAATAGATCAAGATGGGAAATTAGATATTAGAGCGAGCTTATTCACTAAAGAAGATGCTGCTAATTTAGAAGGTGATACAACCATCTTAGATATAATTGATCAAATTAATGCTGAAAATGATGAAATATTATCAGAAATAGTAGGAAGTACAGAAGTTGTATTAGAAGGAGCAAGAGATCATGTAAGAACAAGTGAGACTAATCTTGGAAACTTAATTACCGATGCAATGTTAAAGGAAACAGGTGCCGATATAGCTATAACAAATGGTGGGGGAATCAGAGATTCAATAGATACAGGTAAGATTACATTAGGTGAGGTTATCACAGTATTGCCTTTTGGTAATTATGTAGTAGTAAAAGAATTGTCAGGTGCAGATATAAAAGCAGCACTTGAGCATGGGCTTTCATCTTATCCAGATACATTAGGTGCTTTTCCTCACATTGCCGGGATGAAGGTTAAATTTAACCCAAGCCAGAAAGCTGGGGATAGAGTTGTTGAGGTTACTATAAATGGAAGAACACTTGATGAAACTAAAACTTATCAGGTAGCAACTAATGATTTTATGGCAGCTGGCGGAGATGATTATAAAATGTTTGCTGACGATAGTGTTGTAGGAGAATATGATGGATTAGATCAAGTATTAAAGCATTATATTCAAAGTTTAGAAAACCACACAGTAACAGCAGATATCGCAAAGGTTGAAGGAAGAATTACAGTTGTACAGTAG
- the ltrA gene encoding group II intron reverse transcriptase/maturase, with product MLKFRTLYSLKDKITKKFHLYIAGQKVLDNGGCGGVDNVSIEEFKNNYKMNMRELHRQLIENTYEPLPVLRTYISKGNGEKRPLGIPVIKDRIAQQAVRQVLEIYFEREFCECSFGFRPNRSAHDAIEKIEKYKEQGYYWVVDADIKSYFDTIDHELLMDFIAEYISDGWVLDIIRSWLTIGVMTEEGREETREGTPQGGVISPLLANIYLHYFDKKMTRRGYKIVRFADDFVILTKNKRKAKRALKVTRKIIEDELKLKLHPRKTVVTNFYDGFEFLGFKFHHSEYKRPKDKAITKFKNKVRKITRRTRPFPVEVIIAKLNPVLRGWGNYFKIGNVKTLFTRLDKWIRMRMRSFIEKKKAIMYQNYRFSNSYLRDKGLQSLLTDVL from the coding sequence GTGTTAAAATTTCGAACTCTATATAGTTTGAAGGATAAAATCACAAAGAAATTTCACTTATATATTGCAGGACAAAAAGTACTGGATAATGGTGGCTGTGGTGGAGTTGATAATGTAAGCATAGAAGAGTTTAAAAATAATTACAAGATGAATATGCGAGAACTTCATAGACAGCTGATAGAGAATACTTACGAGCCATTACCAGTGTTACGGACGTACATTTCCAAAGGAAATGGAGAAAAGAGACCACTAGGTATTCCAGTAATCAAAGATAGAATTGCTCAACAAGCAGTGAGGCAAGTACTAGAAATATACTTTGAGCGAGAATTTTGTGAATGTTCCTTTGGTTTCAGACCTAATAGGTCTGCTCACGATGCGATAGAAAAGATAGAGAAATATAAAGAACAAGGTTACTACTGGGTGGTAGACGCAGACATTAAATCTTATTTTGATACTATAGACCATGAGTTATTAATGGATTTTATAGCGGAATATATAAGTGATGGTTGGGTATTAGATATTATCAGGTCATGGCTGACAATTGGAGTTATGACTGAAGAAGGTAGAGAAGAAACTAGAGAAGGGACACCTCAAGGAGGTGTCATCTCTCCTCTATTAGCTAATATCTATTTACATTACTTTGATAAGAAAATGACTCGTCGAGGTTACAAAATAGTCCGCTTTGCTGACGACTTTGTAATCTTAACTAAAAATAAGCGCAAAGCAAAGAGAGCGTTAAAAGTTACCCGTAAAATTATAGAGGATGAATTGAAGTTGAAACTTCATCCTCGTAAGACGGTAGTAACTAACTTTTATGATGGATTTGAATTTCTAGGATTCAAATTTCACCATTCTGAATACAAGAGACCTAAAGATAAAGCAATAACAAAATTCAAAAACAAAGTAAGAAAGATTACTAGAAGAACTAGACCTTTTCCTGTAGAAGTAATAATTGCAAAATTAAATCCAGTTTTGAGAGGTTGGGGTAACTATTTCAAGATAGGAAATGTGAAGACTTTGTTTACGAGGTTGGATAAATGGATTAGAATGAGAATGCGTTCGTTTATCGAAAAGAAAAAGGCGATAATGTATCAAAATTATCGCTTTTCAAATAGTTATCTAAGAGATAAAGGACTTCAATCATTACTTACTGATGTGCTCTAA
- a CDS encoding WG repeat-containing protein codes for MIRRLGKIFIIMSLILIVASNSYANDNQKHLKYIKKDLNNISITKAQEGRIRFKKDNKHGYLDYNGEVVIKAEYKYANDFKNGVAKVFQDDKGYFYINKSGEVVFSVEDIKEKLEIEGNLSVEEFQEGLAKVSTYRKVAYINTQGEIVVPFIYTQGRSFSDGLAYVSDEEGKYFINKLGEKVITINKDDQNYYYDFKNGLAKYRNNENYKYGFIDKEGQIKIEANYDSIDDFSEGYAVFEEDNLFGMIDQEAKVVIEAKFKSIGDFSDGITFLYDGVYTVFLNHDFKPVYQLTGYYSRDYDNDFITLQYSDGLGVVDKNGHLVDKVSDAYQIGDGFILEDKKNILKVQNLAQKSSRVDENIDIYKNYNYIFVNQRGEEVINLNDYDEVFPFHEGRARVKKDNLYGFIDKKGELVISIQYLRVSDFAEGKAVVYDGQSYYKIDRAGAKIEEERRANLNSEAEDPYQGSAIIIKKKSYYDKSYGLVDQDNELILKPIYDSIRKEEEGIYYVKLDRKKGFYNVETDKFVKPSYTYLDFFFADERNYIVAKKEDSKYGVLNYNGELMIPLEYDYIWDGSFGFINLRKGNYGGLADNHGNLILDAAYSKIYLQAIAGTEEYISVSYQGKEEEKQIIVNKVTGEKIVLDFNGDVYSYSNGIFLGSNKDTSFYIARDGKIIFSVKGRLTDFGSKYGIVFEKDNSYLVDRLGEVYVKDNNFSQVYFPIVDGHFIFKKDNYYGIADINGQVKTTKKYGCISDIQEGIATACFKGNKGYLNLEGEEIVEFGKYQKIHSFSDSLGLVVELQK; via the coding sequence ATGATAAGAAGATTAGGAAAAATATTTATTATAATGAGTTTGATTTTAATAGTAGCTAGCAATAGTTATGCTAATGATAATCAAAAACACCTAAAATATATCAAAAAAGATTTAAATAATATTAGCATCACAAAGGCTCAAGAGGGAAGAATTCGTTTTAAAAAGGATAATAAGCATGGTTATCTAGATTATAATGGAGAGGTAGTAATTAAAGCAGAATATAAATATGCTAATGATTTTAAAAATGGAGTGGCTAAGGTCTTTCAAGATGATAAAGGTTATTTTTATATTAACAAAAGTGGAGAAGTTGTATTTAGTGTAGAAGACATCAAAGAAAAATTGGAGATTGAAGGGAACCTAAGTGTCGAGGAGTTTCAAGAAGGATTGGCCAAAGTAAGTACTTATAGAAAAGTTGCTTATATCAATACTCAAGGAGAGATAGTAGTCCCCTTTATTTATACGCAGGGAAGATCTTTTAGCGATGGACTTGCTTATGTTTCTGATGAAGAAGGCAAATATTTTATTAATAAGCTAGGGGAAAAAGTTATTACTATTAATAAAGATGATCAAAACTATTATTATGATTTTAAGAATGGATTAGCTAAATATCGGAATAATGAAAATTATAAATATGGATTCATCGATAAAGAGGGTCAGATTAAGATAGAGGCAAATTATGATAGTATAGATGATTTTTCTGAAGGCTATGCTGTATTTGAAGAAGATAATCTATTTGGGATGATAGATCAAGAAGCAAAGGTAGTAATTGAAGCAAAATTCAAAAGTATAGGTGATTTTAGTGATGGAATTACTTTTCTTTATGATGGAGTCTATACAGTCTTCTTAAATCATGATTTTAAACCAGTCTATCAATTGACTGGCTATTACTCTAGGGATTATGATAATGATTTTATAACACTCCAGTATTCTGATGGATTAGGAGTTGTTGATAAGAATGGCCATCTCGTAGATAAGGTCTCTGATGCTTATCAGATTGGAGATGGATTTATTCTAGAAGATAAAAAAAATATATTAAAAGTGCAAAACTTAGCTCAGAAATCTAGTAGAGTAGATGAAAATATTGATATTTATAAAAATTATAATTATATATTTGTTAACCAACGCGGAGAAGAGGTAATAAATCTTAACGATTATGATGAAGTATTTCCTTTTCATGAAGGCAGAGCTAGGGTCAAAAAAGATAATTTATATGGGTTTATTGACAAAAAAGGAGAGCTAGTAATCTCAATTCAATATCTACGTGTTTCTGATTTTGCTGAGGGGAAAGCAGTAGTATATGATGGCCAAAGCTATTATAAGATAGATAGGGCAGGAGCAAAGATAGAAGAAGAGAGAAGGGCTAATTTAAATTCAGAAGCTGAAGATCCTTATCAAGGTTCAGCTATAATTATTAAGAAAAAGAGTTATTATGATAAAAGTTATGGTTTGGTAGATCAAGATAATGAACTTATACTTAAGCCAATTTATGATTCAATTAGAAAGGAAGAAGAGGGAATTTATTATGTTAAATTAGATAGAAAGAAGGGTTTTTATAATGTAGAAACTGATAAGTTTGTAAAGCCGAGTTATACTTATTTAGATTTCTTTTTTGCAGATGAAAGAAATTATATAGTTGCTAAGAAGGAAGATTCAAAATATGGTGTATTAAATTATAATGGAGAATTGATGATACCTTTAGAGTATGATTATATTTGGGACGGATCATTTGGATTCATTAATTTAAGAAAAGGTAATTATGGAGGTTTAGCAGATAATCATGGAAATCTAATCTTAGACGCTGCTTATTCTAAGATATATCTTCAAGCTATAGCTGGTACAGAAGAATATATAAGTGTAAGTTATCAAGGAAAAGAAGAAGAGAAGCAGATAATAGTCAATAAAGTGACCGGAGAGAAAATAGTTTTAGATTTTAACGGAGATGTATATAGTTATAGTAATGGAATCTTTTTAGGATCAAATAAAGATACAAGTTTCTATATCGCTAGAGATGGCAAAATTATCTTCTCTGTCAAAGGGAGATTGACAGATTTTGGATCTAAGTATGGAATAGTTTTTGAAAAGGATAATTCATATCTAGTGGATAGATTAGGAGAGGTTTATGTGAAGGATAATAATTTTTCCCAAGTATACTTTCCAATTGTAGATGGTCATTTTATCTTTAAGAAGGATAATTATTATGGAATTGCCGATATTAATGGCCAAGTTAAGACTACTAAGAAGTATGGTTGTATCAGTGATATTCAAGAAGGGATAGCAACTGCTTGTTTTAAAGGGAATAAGGGTTATCTTAATTTAGAAGGAGAAGAGATTGTAGAGTTTGGTAAGTATCAGAAGATACATAGTTTTTCTGATAGTTTGGGATTAGTAGTTGAATTGCAAAAGTAA
- a CDS encoding cell wall hydrolase → MNQKFINPIKIFVPPLPEQKNIADILSVYRVARGALRGEDPTRGAIYFYNHRRAKYQWCFKTREVVVQICNHVFAK, encoded by the coding sequence ATTAATCAAAAATTTATTAATCCAATTAAAATTTTTGTACCTCCACTTCCAGAACAAAAGAATATAGCTGATATATTATCAGTTTATCGTGTTGCTAGGGGCGCTTTGCGGGGAGAGGATCCTACACGAGGGGCAATTTATTTTTATAATCATCGTAGGGCTAAGTATCAATGGTGCTTTAAGACTAGAGAGGTTGTAGTTCAGATCTGTAATCATGTTTTTGCTAAATAA
- a CDS encoding IS4 family transposase — MNNCTILLNKFLDFIDKDFFKNLIDKYNSDYKAQKLTTEVHLLYLLYYHLTEKDSLEDFVSELKHNEQLNKSLPKISKSQLSRKNESRNNLIFFEIFQHLFNKLKAKQGLRRSLKDIGLVKIIDSSTVSLCLSLFPWAEFRKNKGGIKLHTVYDLNNEAPENVLITNAIIHDKEVFDKLKLDPSVTYLFDRAYIHYEKFDQFIKDDIYFVTRAKSNTKIEITQTMPLTTVDTESNILLDANVMLGDHTSKTRMKYPMRLVKIKTIDRDNKEKIISILKNRFDLEPAVIAELYKERWQIELFFKWIKQHLKIKRFFGQNENAVLIQIYTAIILFLILMLIKKKSRFKGTLLELTRKIKYSMFRYINKTFHWVNWLNKH, encoded by the coding sequence ATGAATAATTGTACCATACTTTTAAATAAATTTCTAGATTTTATCGACAAAGATTTCTTCAAAAATCTAATCGATAAATATAATTCAGATTATAAGGCACAAAAACTAACAACTGAAGTTCACTTATTATACTTACTATATTATCATCTTACAGAAAAAGATAGTTTAGAAGATTTTGTTTCTGAGTTAAAGCATAATGAGCAATTAAATAAATCGTTACCTAAAATAAGTAAGTCTCAACTTTCTCGTAAAAATGAAAGTAGAAATAATCTAATCTTTTTTGAAATTTTTCAGCATTTATTTAATAAACTTAAGGCTAAACAAGGTCTTAGAAGAAGCCTAAAAGATATAGGGTTAGTAAAAATAATAGATTCTTCAACTGTTAGCCTATGCTTATCCTTATTCCCTTGGGCTGAATTTAGAAAAAACAAGGGTGGTATTAAGCTTCATACTGTATATGATTTAAATAATGAAGCTCCTGAAAATGTCCTTATTACTAATGCCATTATTCATGATAAGGAAGTATTTGATAAATTAAAGTTAGACCCTAGTGTTACTTATCTTTTTGATAGAGCCTATATTCATTATGAGAAATTTGATCAATTTATAAAAGATGATATTTATTTTGTAACAAGGGCAAAATCCAATACTAAAATCGAGATTACCCAAACTATGCCTTTAACTACTGTAGATACAGAGTCTAATATATTATTGGATGCTAATGTTATGCTAGGAGACCATACATCAAAAACTAGAATGAAATACCCTATGAGATTAGTTAAGATTAAGACAATTGATAGAGATAATAAAGAAAAAATAATTTCTATATTAAAAAATAGATTTGATTTAGAACCCGCTGTTATAGCTGAACTGTATAAAGAACGTTGGCAAATAGAGTTATTCTTTAAGTGGATTAAACAACACTTAAAAATAAAGCGATTCTTTGGACAAAATGAAAATGCTGTTTTAATCCAAATTTATACTGCCATAATTCTATTCTTGATTTTAATGTTAATTAAGAAAAAGTCTAGGTTCAAAGGAACTTTACTTGAACTTACTAGAAAGATAAAATACTCTATGTTTAGATATATTAACAAGACGTTCCATTGGGTTAATTGGTTAAATAAACATTAG